GTGAAAACAGGCTGTTTATCCACTGTGAACAAGAAAGGGGCTCTGGGGATCCTTGGCTATTCTCGCGACGTAAGCTCTTGTCCTGCACGGCTTCTTTGAAGAGTTCCTCGTTTTCAACCTGATGCAGTGTTCTCCCGCATCCTGATTGCCGCCAGCGACCGTCTGGGTGCCTGAAGCTATTTAGCTTGCGGTTTACACGCATCTACCATGGCGATGATCCCTGCCTTGACGGCTTCCGGCAGGTTGGGCCATGCCTCCACCAACGCGGACAACCTCGGGTCTCCGACCCCTTTACGTTTGTGGTGGGGCAATTGGTGGGCAAGGGCCTTCCTTGGAATCCGCAACATCCTTCGAACGCAAGGATTTAGGGCATCAGACGACATGCCTTTCACGCATGCAGCACGGGTTCGACTCCCGTCGGGGTCATTCCGCCAGTATTCCCTCCCCTTCAATTCAATCAAGCCGGCCCCGCTCCCAGGGCCTTCAAGTGCGTCTCGACGCAGCCGGCCAGCAGGGATGGGTTGTAACCGCCCTCCAGAACGCTGACGATCCGCCCCTTGGCGTGGGTTTCGGCGACGTCGACGACGTCGCGCGTGAGGATGTCGAAGTCCGCGAAGTCGAGGCCCAGGCCGCCGACCGGGTCCTCGGCCATGGCGTCGAACCCGGCGGAGATGATCACCAGCTCCGGGCGGTGGCGATCGGCCAGGGCGTGGAGCCCGGCCCGAAACGCAGCGCGGAGGTCGGCGGGCGCGGTGCCAAAGGGGAGGGGGATGTTGGTCGTGAGACCTAGCCCCGGGCCGGTTCCCGTCTCGTCCTTGCGGCCCGTTCCCGGATAGAACGGGAATCGATGCACCGAGAGGAAGGCGACCTCGGCCGACTCGTAGAAGACGTCCTGGGTCCCGTTGCCGTGGTGGACGTCGAAATCCACGATCAGCACCCGGTTCACGGCGTGCCTGGCGATGGCCTCGCGGGCGGCGACGGCCACGTTCGAGAAGAGACAGAAGCCCATCGCCCCCGAGGGGATCGCGTGATGCCCTGGCGGCCGGACGAGCGCCATGGCTCGGGGATGCTTGCCGGAGAGGACGTCGCCGACGGCCTCGATCGCCGCACCGGCCGCGAGCCGGGCGGCCGTGAGCGAACCGCGGGACATCCAGGTGTCGGCCTCGATGCAGCCGCCGCCGCGAGCGTCGACGTCCACCAGCGAGGCCAGGTAGCCGGCTGAGTGAACGCGCCTCAGCTCATCGTCGGTCGCCTCGCGGACGGTCCCGGCGGGGCAGGCGTCGAGCAGGCCCGTCCGTTTCAGGTGGCGGAGGATCGTCTCCAGCCGCTCGGGCTTCTCCGGATGGCCCGCCGGGGGCTTGTGCTCGGTCATCCGGCGGTCGACGTACAGGGCGACGGACATGGGAGAGGCCTCCGGCGACCGTGTCTTTTAGAGCCGGCGCCAGCGGGCGCCGTCGCGGCGGACGAGTTCGTCAGCCTCGGGCGGTCCCCAGGAGCCGGCGGGGTACGTGACGGGCGCGGGGGCGTCGGGCTGCTGCCAGGCGTCGAGGATCGACGTGACGAACCGCCAGGCGTTCTCGACCTCGTCGGTGCGGGTGAAGAGGGTGGGGTCGCCGAGCATCACGTCCAGCAGGAGCCGCTCGTAGGCCTCCGGCGGCGGCGCGGCGAAGGCGGTGCCGTAGCGGAAGTCCATGCGGACTTCCTGGAGCCGCCGCCGCGAGCCGGGGATCTTGGCCTCGAAGGTCAGGCTGGCGCCCTCGTTGGGCTGGATCCGCAGCACGAGTTGATTGCCGATCGCCGGGCCGTCGTGCTCCACGTCGAACAACTGCGTGGGGGGCTTCTTGAACTGGATGGCGATCTCGGTCGCCCGCTTGGGGAGGCGTTTGCCGGTCCGAAGGAAGAACGGAACGTCGGCCCACCGCCAGTTGTTCAGGGTCAACCGCATGGCCACGTAGGGGGCGGTCCTGGAGTCAGGGGCGACCCCCTTCTCCTGGAGGTAGCCGGGGACTTCCTTGCCGTCGATGGAGCCGGCCGTGTACTGGGCGCGGACGACGTGCTCGTAGACGTCCTTCGGATCCCAGTGGGGGAGGGCCTGGAGGACCTTCACTTTCTCGCTCCGGACGGCGTCGGCCGAGAGGTCGACGGGGGCCTCCATCGCCACCAGGCAGAGCAGTTGGAGCATGTGGTTTTCGACCATGTCCCGGATCGCGCCGGCCGAGTCGTAGTAGGTCCCTCGGTTGCCGGGCATGCCGACTTCCTCGGCCACAGTGATCTGCACCGAGGCGACGTGCCGACGGTTCCAGATCGGCTCGAAAATGGCGTTGCCAAACCGGAGAGCCAGGATGTTCTGGACCGTCTCTTTGCCGAGGTAATGGTCGATGCGGTAGATCTGGCTCTCGTCCAGCACCCGCGAGGCGTCCCGGCTCAGAGCCCGGGCGCTTTCCAGGTCGTGGCCGAAGGGCTTCTCGATGACGACCCGGCTCCAGGGCGATTCCTGGTGCGATTCATAGACGAGGTTCGCCCGGCCAAGCTGGTCGATGATCGGGCTGAAGAACTCGGGGGCGACGGCCAGGTAGTAGATTCGGTTGCCCCGCGTGCCGTGGCTGCCGTCCAGTTCCTCAAGCTTCGCCTTGAGCCGCTGGAACGAATCC
This sequence is a window from Paludisphaera rhizosphaerae. Protein-coding genes within it:
- a CDS encoding histone deacetylase family protein, producing MSVALYVDRRMTEHKPPAGHPEKPERLETILRHLKRTGLLDACPAGTVREATDDELRRVHSAGYLASLVDVDARGGGCIEADTWMSRGSLTAARLAAGAAIEAVGDVLSGKHPRAMALVRPPGHHAIPSGAMGFCLFSNVAVAAREAIARHAVNRVLIVDFDVHHGNGTQDVFYESAEVAFLSVHRFPFYPGTGRKDETGTGPGLGLTTNIPLPFGTAPADLRAAFRAGLHALADRHRPELVIISAGFDAMAEDPVGGLGLDFADFDILTRDVVDVAETHAKGRIVSVLEGGYNPSLLAGCVETHLKALGAGPA
- the zwf gene encoding glucose-6-phosphate dehydrogenase; this translates as MAEPRDDANPLRQALPRAQAPQPCAIVLFGATGDLAHRKLVPALYHLYHRGNLPSECAVVCFGRRDWTDEDLRREYEKSLSEEEKGDDFKQVWPQFASRLVFVSGTFDDEDSFQRLKAKLEELDGSHGTRGNRIYYLAVAPEFFSPIIDQLGRANLVYESHQESPWSRVVIEKPFGHDLESARALSRDASRVLDESQIYRIDHYLGKETVQNILALRFGNAIFEPIWNRRHVASVQITVAEEVGMPGNRGTYYDSAGAIRDMVENHMLQLLCLVAMEAPVDLSADAVRSEKVKVLQALPHWDPKDVYEHVVRAQYTAGSIDGKEVPGYLQEKGVAPDSRTAPYVAMRLTLNNWRWADVPFFLRTGKRLPKRATEIAIQFKKPPTQLFDVEHDGPAIGNQLVLRIQPNEGASLTFEAKIPGSRRRLQEVRMDFRYGTAFAAPPPEAYERLLLDVMLGDPTLFTRTDEVENAWRFVTSILDAWQQPDAPAPVTYPAGSWGPPEADELVRRDGARWRRL